GGGTGGAAATTAATTTCCCTAAAATGGGATTGGACCTTAAGTCTTCCGAAATAATTGGTGGTGGGGAAATGGTTTCTGTTTCCTTAGAAACTGATTCCACTTTGGAATTTGTTGTTTGGTGGTTTGGGACAATTTCAAAATGATTGCCCACAAGTTTTAAGATCTCAATCCTACGTATTTCTTTGTTGAATCTTAGGGCATAACGATTGTTATCTTTATCGATATATCGTTGTTGGATTTGCGAAATGGATAATTTGAGTGGATCGATGTCAGTAATCGAATCAATTTTTAAGTAATGGTATTTTGATTTTTCGGGAGTCACAATCGCAAAATTTCCAACAAAGCTTCTGTGAAAGCATACGAGAGTAACACGTTTGGGTCAACTTCCTTCTCCCTTGAAATCAAACTTAATGTAAAAAAATCATAACGAGATAATTCTAAACGTTCATAATGGCCAATTTCTCCTTTTGGAAAAAAACCAGGCTCTAATCCTTCCAATTTTAATGATAAGATAGCCATTTTTATGACAAGACCTAGATCTAAGTGGCGTTCCTTCAGGATCTTGTAAAGTTCGGAATCAATCCATATAAGTGCAGAAAACATAAAATCCTCCATTGTTTGGGGTAAAAAAGGGAGGGATTTGGTTCTCGTTTTTTTCTCTTTCGCCTTGACCGTCTGAGTGGTACTCAAAAGATAAGTAAAAATTCCTCATAGGGGACATTCCTTGGCTAATTTAAAATCATCTAAAAAAGACATCCGTAGAAGTGCTCGTAGAAAAGAGCGAAATGGAGAAGATCGTAGTGAATTACGCACTTACGCTCGCCTTCTCCTCAAAGCCATTAAGTCTGGCGACAAAACTGAAGCATTAACTGTTTTTTCAAAACTTGCCTCTAAATTGGACCGAGCTGCAAAAACTAAAATCATCCACAAAAAAAATGCAGATCGTAAAAAATCTCGTATGGCTCTTCGCATCAATGCGATTGAGACAAAAGCCGCCTAACATTCGCTTTTAGCACCTTGGAATGAGGCCACCTTCGAGTGGCCTTTTTTATTTCTAAATCTAATTTACAGAAATCCACAACTTAGTTTACTGGTCATAACAACGGGCGATTAGCTCAGCTGGGAGAGCAGCTGCCTTACAAGCAGCGGGTCGGCAGTTCAATCCTGTCATCGCCCAAACCGTTTACCTTTCACTCTATTTTTTATTTCCTCTTCATATACACTTCTCACAAAGCAAAAAGATAGACTTACAGTGCGAATTCACGAGCCTTGATAGTATCGTATGCGATTTACAAAAGAGTATGATCTGTCCTCCCTGATGATTTCGATCTCCGGTGTTCGGGGAAAAATTGGGAATGGATTTGGATTAGAAGAGGCACTCGCTTTTTCTAAATCCTTTGCAACCATGATGAATGGAGGGACTGTTGTGATAGGTCGTGATTCACGTCCAAGTGGTCCTTACTTAGAATCGCTTCTCACCTCGGCCTTGTTAGCTTCCGGTAGTTCTGTGTTAACATTAGGTCTTGTTCCCACACCCACAACCAAAGCAGTTGTCAATTTAGCAAAAGCAAATGGTGGGATTATGATTTCTGCATCTCATAATCCGATGGAGTGGAATGCATTTAAATTTATTTCAAAAAAAGGATTTTTCTTTTCAGCTGAAGAAAATCAAAAATTACTTTCTATCCTTCAATCTGGAAACTATCCTAAAGAACAAATTTCTCCAAAAGGTTATATCGATTCCGGAGAAGATTATATCGACTTACATTTATCCTCTGTTTTAAAAAGAGTGAATGTAAACAAAATTAAAAAGAAAAAATTTACAGTTTTTGTGGATGCAGTTGGAGGAGCCGGATCCTATGTAGTTCCAAAATTTTTACAAATGTTAGGTTGCAAAGTAATTTCACATAATTGTAATCCTGATGGAACCTTTCCTCGTCCTCCAGAGCCAACTGCTTCTGCTTTAAAAACAGTAGAACCATTTTTCAAAAAATCAAAAGCAAACATTGGTTTTGCACTTGATCCTGATGCAGACAGGTTGGTTTTATTCACTCCGAAACGCGGAGCTATCTCTGAAGAATACACACTTCCTTTAGCTTTAACGAATGTTCTTTCTATGTCCAAAAAGAAATCAAAGGTGGTTGTGAATCTTTCCACAAGTTTTTTAAACGAAGAAGTTACATCACGATTTGGTGGAGAAGTCATTCGCAGTAAAGTTGGTGAAGCGAATGTTGTTGAGGAAATGATCAAAACCAAAGCTGTATTTGGTGGTGAAGGGAATGGTGGTGTCATTGATCCCATGATTCCATCCTACGGTCGGGATACATTATCAGGGATTGCTCATATCCTGAATCTAATGGCGGAAACTGGAAAGTCCATTGATGAACTTATGGATGAATTGCCAAATTTGTATATGGACAAACAATCCTTTCCTTTGGCAAAAGGTATGTCATTAGAAAGTTTATATCATAAATTTCAAACTGAGTTTTCGCCAAAACTCATATCTGAAAAAGATGGGTTGTGGATGTATGTATCTGATTCATGGATCCACATTAGACCATCCAATACAGAACCAATTTTTCGAGTCATAACAGAAACGAAATCCCAAAGAGATTTGGAATCTACCTTAAAGAGGGTAAAACAATGTGTGGAATCGTAGGTTATTTAGGAAAAAGACAGGCATTACCTGTCATCATTAAAGGTCTTAAACGTTTAGAATACCGAGGTTATGATAGTGCCGGAGTTGCATTGTTAAACGGTGGTTTAGAGATTGTCAAAAAAAAAGGAAAAGTTGCTGATTTAGAATCTGAAATTGGAAATCGAAAATTAGAAGCAAGTCTTGGGATAGGTCATACACGTTGGGCTACCCATGGTGAACCTAATGATCGTAATGCGCATCCACACACTAGTTCTGATGGAAATCTTGCCATCATCCATAATGGTATCATTGAAAACTATAGTTCTATCAAAAAGGAACTAGAAAGTAATGGCCACCAATTTAAGTCAGATACAGATTCTGAAGTATTAATTCATTTAATAGAAGAAATCAAAAAACAAAACCAATGTACCATCGAAGAAGCTGTTCGCCTTGCGTTGAATGAAGTAGTAGGTGCCTATGCTATTGTTGTTTTATCAAAAGACAATGAACGTTGTATGATTGCAGCAAGGAAAGGTTCACCTCTTGTAATTGGGATTGGTGAAGAAGAATATTTTGTTGCCTCTGATGCAACTCCCATTATCGAATATACAAACAATGTAACCTATCTCAATGACCAAGAAATGGCTGTCATTAAAGATGGAAGTTTGGTTGTTAAAAACTTAGAAAATGTTACAAAAACTCCATTCATTCAAAAATTAGAAATGGATTTAGAAGACATAGAGAAAGGTGGATACCCACACTTTATGTTAAAAGAAATTTTTGAACAACCAAAATCAATCCAAGATGCGATGCGTGGTCGGTTGGTATCTCGGGAACACCATTTATTCTTAAGTGGAATCGATCAGTATCTAAATCGTTTTTTAAATGCAGATCGTTTGATATTAGTAGGTTGTGGAACGTCATGGCATGCGGGTCTCATTGGTGAGTATCTCTTTGAAGATTTAGCACGTATCCCAACGGAAGTAGAATATGCGTCCGAATTTCGTTATAGAAATCCAATCGTGACAGAAAGAGATGTTGTCATTGCAGTTTCACAATCGGGTGAAACGGCAGATACACTTGCTGCGATAGAGCTTGCAAAGTCAAAAGGTGCTTTGATTTTCGGAGTTTGTAATGTGGTAGGTTCTTCTATCGCAAGGGCTTCTCATGCAGGTGCCTATTTACATGCTGGTCCTGAAATTGGTGTGGCTTCAACAAAAGCTTTCACTTCACAAGTATCTATCTTAACCATGATGGCCTTGTATTTGGGATTAAAAAGAGGTTCTATCTCTTTATCAGATTACCAAACCTTATTACTCGAATTGGATTCTATCCCTGATAAAGTATCAAAAATTCTAAGTAAAGACGAAGAAATTCGAAATATATCTGAACATTTTTATCGGGCGACTAACTTTCTTTATTTGGGACGCGGATTTAATTTTCCAGTGGCTTTAGAAGGTGCACTAAAATTAAAAGAAATTTCATATATTCATGCAGAAGGATACCCTGCCGCAGAAATGAAACATGGTCCAATTGCTCTTATTGATGAAGATATGCCTGTAGTTTTCATCGCAACAAAAGATAGTTCTTATGAAAAAGTGATTTCCAATATCCAAGAAGTGAGAGCAAGGAAAGGAAAGGTCATTGCTATCGTGACAGAAGGTGACACAGAAATCAAAGGAATGGCTGATTACACATTTGAAATCCCAAAAACAGCAGATGCTCTTGTTCCTTTACTTGCTGTAATACCATTACAACTTTTATCATACCACATAGCAATCTTAAGGGGATGTAATGTGGACCAACCTAGGAATTTAGCAAAATCTGTAACTGTGGAGTAACTTGTGAATCTCTTATTAGATGATTCAAAACGTAATCCAACGCTTGAACCTTTATCCAGGTTCCATTCATTTTTTGAATGGAATTTGGGTGGTATGACCCTACTTGAAAAGTTAGAAAGGAAATACCCTGGTGCCAAAATTTTTTATAAAGGTCCAAACCAGGATTTTGAAACTCTCATATTCAATCGGTATCCACATGTATACCCTGCTACATTAGATACGTATGATTCCATTTATAGTTCTGATTCTTTTTTGCCATGGGAATTGCTTGGCACTGTGACTTCAATCATTGAAGAAACACTCACCATTGAAAAAGATTGGAAACGATTCCGTCAAAAATACAAAGCAAAACAATCAGGATTTTATGTTGTTGGTAAGGACAAACATCTATATATCCACGCTGGAGCGACCGTATATCCTGGTGTTGTCTTTGATACAACTCATGGACCTATTCTTATAGAAGATGGAGTGAAAATTTCATCTTTTAGTTTTTTAGAAGGTCCTTTGTTTGTTGGTAAAAATAGCCAAATAGATAATGCAAGAATCACTGGTGGAACTCTTATCGGTAACCAATGTCGCATTGGTGGAGAAGTTGAAAATTCAATCATTTTAGATTACACAAACAAACACCACGAAGGTTTTTTAGGGCATAGTTTTGTTTCCACTTGGGTAAATTTAGGAGCATTGTCAACTACCAGTGATTTAAAAAATAATTATGGAATCATAAAACTAAGAGTAGGCGATTCTATTGTTAATACTGGAACGATTAAATTTGGTTCCATCATTGGGCCATTTACAAAATTAGCGATTGGTGTGATGGCAAATACAGGAACTGTTTTTGACATTGCAAGTAACATAGTTGAGTCAAGAATCCAAGGTTATGTGCCAGCTTTTACTTGGATCAAACCTGGTGGGCGATACCGACTCGAAGAATTTATGTTTGATACCAAAAAAATTATGGCTCGTAGGAGTATGAATTTATTTGAATTCGAAGATTTTTATCTGAGAAAACTTTATAGTAAGTGTACGGAGTAATTTATGACACCTAGTTTATTGGCACATATCAATTCCGGCAAAACTGTAAGCATCGATGATCTAAGTTTTTTTTATATAGATGAAGGTAAAGGTGACGAAACCATTTTATTGTTACCAGGTTTTTTAACTACTTCATATAATTACCGTAAGTTGACAGAATTATTGTCCACTCATTACAGGGTGATAGCACTTGATTTTCTTGGTACAGGTTTTAGTGGTAGGCCGGATGGTCCTTTGTCACATCGTTTACAAGCTCATTATCTTCCCCAATTTTTAGAAAAAGTTGTGGGAGATAAAAAAGTGCATGTTGTTGCTTTTGATTATGCTTTACCAGTTTTATGTTTTGCTTTTAAAGAACATGCAAACCAGTTTAAATCCCTTTCTATATTTGGTGGGTTTATGAACTTACCTAAATTTAGATTTTATTTCCCATTACATTTTCTGCGTTTGCCAATAATCGGTGAGATATTTTCCTATTTGTTTCGTCCTCCTATCCTACGATTTTTTTACAAATGGTTTCTTGTGAAAAAAACTCATCATTTTACAAGTGAATGGGAAAAAACAATGTATCATTTATTATTCGAAGGGAAAAATCGAAAAAATACTTTAGAATTCATTCGAAACGTAGACAGGTCTACCCATGCTCTTCGTGAAATTGAAGAAGGTGCCAAACAATTTGTTGGTTTGAGACAAATTTATATTGGAGATGAAGACTTTCGTATATCTCCAAACCAAACGGAATATATGAAAGAAACTCTAAGGACTAGTAGCCTTGTTTTTTTACCATGTAAACATTTGCCAATGGAAGAATGTCCTAACGTTGTTTATGAAAAACTACATTTTTTCGTAGATAGTTTTTCACACAAAAAAACGAAAACATTCCACTTTAACAAACAAAACAAGGAATAATATGGAACGCCTGATTTCTAAAATAAACACGTTATCCTCTGATTTTATAGCGAATCGTACATCATATTTAGAAACTCTAGTGCCCATTCGTAAAATCATCGAACAAGTGAAGTTAGGTGGTGGAAAAAAAGCCCTTGAAAAACATAAATCAAGAGGAAAACTCACAGCGAGAGAAAGAATCGCTGAACTGATTGATGCAAATTCTGAGTTTATGGAAATCTGTGGACTTGCTGCCGAAGGTGTTTACCCAGACCCTGTTCCATCAGCTGGAATCATCACAGGGATTGGAAAGGTAGAGGGTGTTGACTGTATGATTGTTGCCAATGATGCAACGGTAAAAGGTGGAACGTATTATCCACTCACAGTTAAAAAACATGTTCGCGCCCAAGAGATAGCCGAAAACAATTCGTTACCTTGTATTTATTTAGTCGATTCTGGTGGAGCATTTTTGCCAATGCAAGACGAAGTGTTCCCAGACAAAGATCATTTTGGTAGAATATTTTTTAACCAAGCAAGGATGAGTGCTAAAGGGATTTCCCAGATAGCGGTTGTTATGGGTTCCTGTACAGCCGGTGGAGCATACATCCCTGCGATGTCTGATGAATCAGTCATTGTAAAAGGAAATGGTACAATATTTTTAGGTGGCCCTCCGCTTGTAAAAGCGGCTACTGGTGAAGTTGTCACTGGTGAGGAGTTAGGTGGGGCTGATGTACATTGTCGTATTTCGGGAGTGACCGACCATTATGCAGAGGATGATTTCCATGCCCTCGAAATTACCAGATCCATTATTAAAAATTTAAATTCAAAATCGTATACAATTCCAAAAGAGATCGAAGAACCTTTATATCCTACAGAAGAGATATATGGAATCATTGAAAGAGATTCTCGTAAATCTTATGATCCAAGAGAAATCATTTCACGTTTAGTCGATGGTTCTAGATTTCATGAATTTAAGAAACTCTATGCAACTACAATTGTTACAGGTTTTGCTGAAATTTATGGTCATCCAATTGGTATCATTGCCAATCATGGTGTATTATTTTCTGAATCCGCTTTAAAAGCATCCCACTTTATAGAACTTTGTGACCAACGAAGGATCCCTCTCCTTTTCCTACAAAACATCACTGGATTTATGGTGGGGAAAAAATATGAAAATAATGGAATTGCTCGTGATGGAGCAAAGATGGTTAATGCTGTTTCCACAACTACTGTTCCAAAACTAACGATTGTTACTGGTGGTTCGTATGGTGCCGGAAATTATGGGATGTGTGGTCGGGCGTTTGCACCAGATTTTTTATGGATGTGGCCAAATGCACGGATCTCTGTCATGGGTGGAGAACAAGCAGCCAATGTTTTATGGACTGTGAAAAAGGACCAAAAAGAATCGCTTGGAGAAACCATCCTACCTGAGGAAGAAATTAGTTTTAAAAAACCAATTTTAGATGATTATGAAAAAAAATCATCTGCTGTGTATAGCTCTGCAAGGCTTTGGGATGATGGGATCATTGATCCTGCTGAAACAAGAAAGGTATTAGGTAAGGCATTGTTTGTCCTCAGCAGAAGGAAAGAAGAAAGAAAACCATTCGGTGTCTTTAGAATGTAATTTTTTTCCTTTTCATTTCTTATTCAGGTGCAAACGTAAATCAAATGCTCATTCACGAAACGTCTTCCAAGCAAGTAGTTGTCATCACCATTGAAGGTGAAGTCGATTTGTACAATGCAAAAGAATTAAAAGACATTCTCGATGACAAAATGCGCAGACACCAATATGAGATTGTAGTGAATTTAGAAAAAGTTCCGTTTATGGATAGCTCTGGAATTGGTACACTTGTCACTGCTATGTACAAACTCAAAAAATACCATGGGAATCTCAAGGTATGTAGT
The sequence above is a segment of the Leptospira sp. WS39.C2 genome. Coding sequences within it:
- the glmS gene encoding glutamine--fructose-6-phosphate transaminase (isomerizing), which translates into the protein MCGIVGYLGKRQALPVIIKGLKRLEYRGYDSAGVALLNGGLEIVKKKGKVADLESEIGNRKLEASLGIGHTRWATHGEPNDRNAHPHTSSDGNLAIIHNGIIENYSSIKKELESNGHQFKSDTDSEVLIHLIEEIKKQNQCTIEEAVRLALNEVVGAYAIVVLSKDNERCMIAARKGSPLVIGIGEEEYFVASDATPIIEYTNNVTYLNDQEMAVIKDGSLVVKNLENVTKTPFIQKLEMDLEDIEKGGYPHFMLKEIFEQPKSIQDAMRGRLVSREHHLFLSGIDQYLNRFLNADRLILVGCGTSWHAGLIGEYLFEDLARIPTEVEYASEFRYRNPIVTERDVVIAVSQSGETADTLAAIELAKSKGALIFGVCNVVGSSIARASHAGAYLHAGPEIGVASTKAFTSQVSILTMMALYLGLKRGSISLSDYQTLLLELDSIPDKVSKILSKDEEIRNISEHFYRATNFLYLGRGFNFPVALEGALKLKEISYIHAEGYPAAEMKHGPIALIDEDMPVVFIATKDSSYEKVISNIQEVRARKGKVIAIVTEGDTEIKGMADYTFEIPKTADALVPLLAVIPLQLLSYHIAILRGCNVDQPRNLAKSVTVE
- the rpsT gene encoding 30S ribosomal protein S20, whose translation is MANLKSSKKDIRRSARRKERNGEDRSELRTYARLLLKAIKSGDKTEALTVFSKLASKLDRAAKTKIIHKKNADRKKSRMALRINAIETKAA
- a CDS encoding GlmU family protein — translated: MNLLLDDSKRNPTLEPLSRFHSFFEWNLGGMTLLEKLERKYPGAKIFYKGPNQDFETLIFNRYPHVYPATLDTYDSIYSSDSFLPWELLGTVTSIIEETLTIEKDWKRFRQKYKAKQSGFYVVGKDKHLYIHAGATVYPGVVFDTTHGPILIEDGVKISSFSFLEGPLFVGKNSQIDNARITGGTLIGNQCRIGGEVENSIILDYTNKHHEGFLGHSFVSTWVNLGALSTTSDLKNNYGIIKLRVGDSIVNTGTIKFGSIIGPFTKLAIGVMANTGTVFDIASNIVESRIQGYVPAFTWIKPGGRYRLEEFMFDTKKIMARRSMNLFEFEDFYLRKLYSKCTE
- a CDS encoding carboxyl transferase domain-containing protein — protein: MERLISKINTLSSDFIANRTSYLETLVPIRKIIEQVKLGGGKKALEKHKSRGKLTARERIAELIDANSEFMEICGLAAEGVYPDPVPSAGIITGIGKVEGVDCMIVANDATVKGGTYYPLTVKKHVRAQEIAENNSLPCIYLVDSGGAFLPMQDEVFPDKDHFGRIFFNQARMSAKGISQIAVVMGSCTAGGAYIPAMSDESVIVKGNGTIFLGGPPLVKAATGEVVTGEELGGADVHCRISGVTDHYAEDDFHALEITRSIIKNLNSKSYTIPKEIEEPLYPTEEIYGIIERDSRKSYDPREIISRLVDGSRFHEFKKLYATTIVTGFAEIYGHPIGIIANHGVLFSESALKASHFIELCDQRRIPLLFLQNITGFMVGKKYENNGIARDGAKMVNAVSTTTVPKLTIVTGGSYGAGNYGMCGRAFAPDFLWMWPNARISVMGGEQAANVLWTVKKDQKESLGETILPEEEISFKKPILDDYEKKSSAVYSSARLWDDGIIDPAETRKVLGKALFVLSRRKEERKPFGVFRM
- the glmM gene encoding phosphoglucosamine mutase, with translation MRFTKEYDLSSLMISISGVRGKIGNGFGLEEALAFSKSFATMMNGGTVVIGRDSRPSGPYLESLLTSALLASGSSVLTLGLVPTPTTKAVVNLAKANGGIMISASHNPMEWNAFKFISKKGFFFSAEENQKLLSILQSGNYPKEQISPKGYIDSGEDYIDLHLSSVLKRVNVNKIKKKKFTVFVDAVGGAGSYVVPKFLQMLGCKVISHNCNPDGTFPRPPEPTASALKTVEPFFKKSKANIGFALDPDADRLVLFTPKRGAISEEYTLPLALTNVLSMSKKKSKVVVNLSTSFLNEEVTSRFGGEVIRSKVGEANVVEEMIKTKAVFGGEGNGGVIDPMIPSYGRDTLSGIAHILNLMAETGKSIDELMDELPNLYMDKQSFPLAKGMSLESLYHKFQTEFSPKLISEKDGLWMYVSDSWIHIRPSNTEPIFRVITETKSQRDLESTLKRVKQCVES
- a CDS encoding alpha/beta fold hydrolase; the protein is MTPSLLAHINSGKTVSIDDLSFFYIDEGKGDETILLLPGFLTTSYNYRKLTELLSTHYRVIALDFLGTGFSGRPDGPLSHRLQAHYLPQFLEKVVGDKKVHVVAFDYALPVLCFAFKEHANQFKSLSIFGGFMNLPKFRFYFPLHFLRLPIIGEIFSYLFRPPILRFFYKWFLVKKTHHFTSEWEKTMYHLLFEGKNRKNTLEFIRNVDRSTHALREIEEGAKQFVGLRQIYIGDEDFRISPNQTEYMKETLRTSSLVFLPCKHLPMEECPNVVYEKLHFFVDSFSHKKTKTFHFNKQNKE
- a CDS encoding STAS domain-containing protein, translating into MLIHETSSKQVVVITIEGEVDLYNAKELKDILDDKMRRHQYEIVVNLEKVPFMDSSGIGTLVTAMYKLKKYHGNLKVCSVHGSVAKVFKMTGMESHLEVFDTEELAVQSLIKERNSQTE